Proteins co-encoded in one Bubalus bubalis isolate 160015118507 breed Murrah chromosome 7, NDDB_SH_1, whole genome shotgun sequence genomic window:
- the LOC102395699 gene encoding alpha-S2-casein-like isoform X2 has product MKFFIFTCLLAVALAKHTMEHVSSSEVNESCCLSFSKESIISQETYKQEKNMAIHPSKENLCSTFCKEYSIGSSSEESAEVATEEVKITVDDKHYQKALNEINQFYQKFPQYLQYLYQGPIVLNPWDQVKRNAVPITPTLNREQLSTSEENSKKTVDMESTEVITKKTKLTEEDKNRLNFLKKISQHYQKFTWPQYLKTVYQYQKAMKPWTQPKTNVIPYVRYL; this is encoded by the exons ACGATGGAACATGTCTCCTCCAGTGAG GTAAATGAGTCatgttgtctttctttttctaaggAATCTATCATCTCCCAGGAA acATATAAGCAGGAAAAGAATATGGCCATTCATCCCAGCAAG gagaaccTTTGCTCCACATTCTGCAAG gaatATTCTATCGGCTCATCTAGTGAG GAATCTGCTGAAGTTGCCACAGAG gAAGTTAAGATTACTGTGGACGATAAGCACTACCAGAAAGCACTG aaTGAAATCAATCAGTTTTATCAGAAGTTCCCCCAGTATCTCCAGTATCTGTATCAAGGTCCAATTGTTTTGAACCCATGGGATCAGGTTAAGAGAAATGCTGTTCCCATTACTCCCACTCTG aACAGAGAACAGCTCTCCACCAGTGAG gaaaattcaaAGAAGACCGTTGACATG gaATCAACAGAAGTAATCACTAAG aAAACTAAACTGACTGAAGAAGATAAGAATCGCCTAAATTTTCTG AAAAAAATCAGCCAGCATTACCAGAAATTCACCTGGCCCCAGTATCTCAAGACTGTTTATCAGTATCAGAAAGCTATGAAGCCATGGACTCAACCTAAGACAAACGTTATTCCCTATGTG aggTACCTTTAA
- the LOC102395699 gene encoding alpha-S2-casein-like isoform X4, translating into MKFFIFTCLLAVALAKHTMEHVSSSEVNESCCLSFSKESIISQETYKQEKNMAIHPSKENLCSTFCKEVIRNANEEEYSIGSSSEESAEVATEEVKITVDDKHYQKALNEINQFYQKFPQYLQYLYQGPIVLNPWDQVKRNAVPITPTLNREQLSTSEESTEVITKKTKLTEEDKNRLNFLKKISQHYQKFTWPQYLKTVYQYQKAMKPWTQPKTNVIPYVRYL; encoded by the exons ACGATGGAACATGTCTCCTCCAGTGAG GTAAATGAGTCatgttgtctttctttttctaaggAATCTATCATCTCCCAGGAA acATATAAGCAGGAAAAGAATATGGCCATTCATCCCAGCAAG gagaaccTTTGCTCCACATTCTGCAAG GAAGTTATAAGGAATGCAAATGAAGAG gaatATTCTATCGGCTCATCTAGTGAG GAATCTGCTGAAGTTGCCACAGAG gAAGTTAAGATTACTGTGGACGATAAGCACTACCAGAAAGCACTG aaTGAAATCAATCAGTTTTATCAGAAGTTCCCCCAGTATCTCCAGTATCTGTATCAAGGTCCAATTGTTTTGAACCCATGGGATCAGGTTAAGAGAAATGCTGTTCCCATTACTCCCACTCTG aACAGAGAACAGCTCTCCACCAGTGAG gaATCAACAGAAGTAATCACTAAG aAAACTAAACTGACTGAAGAAGATAAGAATCGCCTAAATTTTCTG AAAAAAATCAGCCAGCATTACCAGAAATTCACCTGGCCCCAGTATCTCAAGACTGTTTATCAGTATCAGAAAGCTATGAAGCCATGGACTCAACCTAAGACAAACGTTATTCCCTATGTG aggTACCTTTAA
- the LOC102395699 gene encoding alpha-S2-casein-like isoform X1, whose translation MKFFIFTCLLAVALAKHTMEHVSSSEVNESCCLSFSKESIISQETYKQEKNMAIHPSKENLCSTFCKEVIRNANEEEYSIGSSSEESAEVATEEVKITVDDKHYQKALNEINQFYQKFPQYLQYLYQGPIVLNPWDQVKRNAVPITPTLNREQLSTSEENSKKTVDMESTEVITKKTKLTEEDKNRLNFLKKISQHYQKFTWPQYLKTVYQYQKAMKPWTQPKTNVIPYVRYL comes from the exons ACGATGGAACATGTCTCCTCCAGTGAG GTAAATGAGTCatgttgtctttctttttctaaggAATCTATCATCTCCCAGGAA acATATAAGCAGGAAAAGAATATGGCCATTCATCCCAGCAAG gagaaccTTTGCTCCACATTCTGCAAG GAAGTTATAAGGAATGCAAATGAAGAG gaatATTCTATCGGCTCATCTAGTGAG GAATCTGCTGAAGTTGCCACAGAG gAAGTTAAGATTACTGTGGACGATAAGCACTACCAGAAAGCACTG aaTGAAATCAATCAGTTTTATCAGAAGTTCCCCCAGTATCTCCAGTATCTGTATCAAGGTCCAATTGTTTTGAACCCATGGGATCAGGTTAAGAGAAATGCTGTTCCCATTACTCCCACTCTG aACAGAGAACAGCTCTCCACCAGTGAG gaaaattcaaAGAAGACCGTTGACATG gaATCAACAGAAGTAATCACTAAG aAAACTAAACTGACTGAAGAAGATAAGAATCGCCTAAATTTTCTG AAAAAAATCAGCCAGCATTACCAGAAATTCACCTGGCCCCAGTATCTCAAGACTGTTTATCAGTATCAGAAAGCTATGAAGCCATGGACTCAACCTAAGACAAACGTTATTCCCTATGTG aggTACCTTTAA
- the LOC102395699 gene encoding alpha-S2-casein-like isoform X6 — protein MKFFIFTCLLAVALAKHTMEHVSSSETYKQEKNMAIHPSKENLCSTFCKEVIRNANEEEYSIGSSSEESAEVATEEVKITVDDKHYQKALNEINQFYQKFPQYLQYLYQGPIVLNPWDQVKRNAVPITPTLNREQLSTSEENSKKTVDMESTEVITKKTKLTEEDKNRLNFLKKISQHYQKFTWPQYLKTVYQYQKAMKPWTQPKTNVIPYVRYL, from the exons ACGATGGAACATGTCTCCTCCAGTGAG acATATAAGCAGGAAAAGAATATGGCCATTCATCCCAGCAAG gagaaccTTTGCTCCACATTCTGCAAG GAAGTTATAAGGAATGCAAATGAAGAG gaatATTCTATCGGCTCATCTAGTGAG GAATCTGCTGAAGTTGCCACAGAG gAAGTTAAGATTACTGTGGACGATAAGCACTACCAGAAAGCACTG aaTGAAATCAATCAGTTTTATCAGAAGTTCCCCCAGTATCTCCAGTATCTGTATCAAGGTCCAATTGTTTTGAACCCATGGGATCAGGTTAAGAGAAATGCTGTTCCCATTACTCCCACTCTG aACAGAGAACAGCTCTCCACCAGTGAG gaaaattcaaAGAAGACCGTTGACATG gaATCAACAGAAGTAATCACTAAG aAAACTAAACTGACTGAAGAAGATAAGAATCGCCTAAATTTTCTG AAAAAAATCAGCCAGCATTACCAGAAATTCACCTGGCCCCAGTATCTCAAGACTGTTTATCAGTATCAGAAAGCTATGAAGCCATGGACTCAACCTAAGACAAACGTTATTCCCTATGTG aggTACCTTTAA
- the LOC102395699 gene encoding alpha-S2-casein-like isoform X14, which produces MKFFIFTCLLAVALAKHTMEHVSSSEVNESCCLSFSKESIISQETYKQEKNMAIHPSKENLCSTFCKEYSIGSSSEESAEVATEEVKITVDDKHYQKALNREQLSTSEENSKKTVDMESTEVITKKTKLTEEDKNRLNFLKKISQHYQKFTWPQYLKTVYQYQKAMKPWTQPKTNVIPYVRYL; this is translated from the exons ACGATGGAACATGTCTCCTCCAGTGAG GTAAATGAGTCatgttgtctttctttttctaaggAATCTATCATCTCCCAGGAA acATATAAGCAGGAAAAGAATATGGCCATTCATCCCAGCAAG gagaaccTTTGCTCCACATTCTGCAAG gaatATTCTATCGGCTCATCTAGTGAG GAATCTGCTGAAGTTGCCACAGAG gAAGTTAAGATTACTGTGGACGATAAGCACTACCAGAAAGCACTG aACAGAGAACAGCTCTCCACCAGTGAG gaaaattcaaAGAAGACCGTTGACATG gaATCAACAGAAGTAATCACTAAG aAAACTAAACTGACTGAAGAAGATAAGAATCGCCTAAATTTTCTG AAAAAAATCAGCCAGCATTACCAGAAATTCACCTGGCCCCAGTATCTCAAGACTGTTTATCAGTATCAGAAAGCTATGAAGCCATGGACTCAACCTAAGACAAACGTTATTCCCTATGTG aggTACCTTTAA
- the LOC102395699 gene encoding alpha-S2-casein-like isoform X10, whose amino-acid sequence MKFFIFTCLLAVALAKHTMEHVSSSETYKQEKNMAIHPSKENLCSTFCKEYSIGSSSEESAEVATEEVKITVDDKHYQKALNEINQFYQKFPQYLQYLYQGPIVLNPWDQVKRNAVPITPTLNREQLSTSEENSKKTVDMESTEVITKKTKLTEEDKNRLNFLKKISQHYQKFTWPQYLKTVYQYQKAMKPWTQPKTNVIPYVRYL is encoded by the exons ACGATGGAACATGTCTCCTCCAGTGAG acATATAAGCAGGAAAAGAATATGGCCATTCATCCCAGCAAG gagaaccTTTGCTCCACATTCTGCAAG gaatATTCTATCGGCTCATCTAGTGAG GAATCTGCTGAAGTTGCCACAGAG gAAGTTAAGATTACTGTGGACGATAAGCACTACCAGAAAGCACTG aaTGAAATCAATCAGTTTTATCAGAAGTTCCCCCAGTATCTCCAGTATCTGTATCAAGGTCCAATTGTTTTGAACCCATGGGATCAGGTTAAGAGAAATGCTGTTCCCATTACTCCCACTCTG aACAGAGAACAGCTCTCCACCAGTGAG gaaaattcaaAGAAGACCGTTGACATG gaATCAACAGAAGTAATCACTAAG aAAACTAAACTGACTGAAGAAGATAAGAATCGCCTAAATTTTCTG AAAAAAATCAGCCAGCATTACCAGAAATTCACCTGGCCCCAGTATCTCAAGACTGTTTATCAGTATCAGAAAGCTATGAAGCCATGGACTCAACCTAAGACAAACGTTATTCCCTATGTG aggTACCTTTAA
- the LOC102395699 gene encoding alpha-S2-casein-like isoform X5 — protein sequence MKFFIFTCLLAVALAKHTMEHVSSSEESIISQETYKQEKNMAIHPSKENLCSTFCKEVIRNANEEEYSIGSSSEESAEVATEEVKITVDDKHYQKALNEINQFYQKFPQYLQYLYQGPIVLNPWDQVKRNAVPITPTLNREQLSTSEENSKKTVDMESTEVITKKTKLTEEDKNRLNFLKKISQHYQKFTWPQYLKTVYQYQKAMKPWTQPKTNVIPYVRYL from the exons ACGATGGAACATGTCTCCTCCAGTGAG gAATCTATCATCTCCCAGGAA acATATAAGCAGGAAAAGAATATGGCCATTCATCCCAGCAAG gagaaccTTTGCTCCACATTCTGCAAG GAAGTTATAAGGAATGCAAATGAAGAG gaatATTCTATCGGCTCATCTAGTGAG GAATCTGCTGAAGTTGCCACAGAG gAAGTTAAGATTACTGTGGACGATAAGCACTACCAGAAAGCACTG aaTGAAATCAATCAGTTTTATCAGAAGTTCCCCCAGTATCTCCAGTATCTGTATCAAGGTCCAATTGTTTTGAACCCATGGGATCAGGTTAAGAGAAATGCTGTTCCCATTACTCCCACTCTG aACAGAGAACAGCTCTCCACCAGTGAG gaaaattcaaAGAAGACCGTTGACATG gaATCAACAGAAGTAATCACTAAG aAAACTAAACTGACTGAAGAAGATAAGAATCGCCTAAATTTTCTG AAAAAAATCAGCCAGCATTACCAGAAATTCACCTGGCCCCAGTATCTCAAGACTGTTTATCAGTATCAGAAAGCTATGAAGCCATGGACTCAACCTAAGACAAACGTTATTCCCTATGTG aggTACCTTTAA
- the LOC102395699 gene encoding alpha-S2-casein-like isoform X8 — MKFFIFTCLLAVALAKHTMEHVSSSEESIISQETYKQEKNMAIHPSKEVIRNANEEEYSIGSSSEESAEVATEEVKITVDDKHYQKALNEINQFYQKFPQYLQYLYQGPIVLNPWDQVKRNAVPITPTLNREQLSTSEENSKKTVDMESTEVITKKTKLTEEDKNRLNFLKKISQHYQKFTWPQYLKTVYQYQKAMKPWTQPKTNVIPYVRYL; from the exons ACGATGGAACATGTCTCCTCCAGTGAG gAATCTATCATCTCCCAGGAA acATATAAGCAGGAAAAGAATATGGCCATTCATCCCAGCAAG GAAGTTATAAGGAATGCAAATGAAGAG gaatATTCTATCGGCTCATCTAGTGAG GAATCTGCTGAAGTTGCCACAGAG gAAGTTAAGATTACTGTGGACGATAAGCACTACCAGAAAGCACTG aaTGAAATCAATCAGTTTTATCAGAAGTTCCCCCAGTATCTCCAGTATCTGTATCAAGGTCCAATTGTTTTGAACCCATGGGATCAGGTTAAGAGAAATGCTGTTCCCATTACTCCCACTCTG aACAGAGAACAGCTCTCCACCAGTGAG gaaaattcaaAGAAGACCGTTGACATG gaATCAACAGAAGTAATCACTAAG aAAACTAAACTGACTGAAGAAGATAAGAATCGCCTAAATTTTCTG AAAAAAATCAGCCAGCATTACCAGAAATTCACCTGGCCCCAGTATCTCAAGACTGTTTATCAGTATCAGAAAGCTATGAAGCCATGGACTCAACCTAAGACAAACGTTATTCCCTATGTG aggTACCTTTAA
- the LOC102395699 gene encoding alpha-S2-casein-like isoform X13 gives MKFFIFTCLLAVALAKHTMEHVSSSEVNESCCLSFSKESIISQETYKQEKNMAIHPSKEVIRNANEEEYSIGSSSEESAEVATEEVKITVDDKHYQKALNREQLSTSEENSKKTVDMESTEVITKKTKLTEEDKNRLNFLKKISQHYQKFTWPQYLKTVYQYQKAMKPWTQPKTNVIPYVRYL, from the exons ACGATGGAACATGTCTCCTCCAGTGAG GTAAATGAGTCatgttgtctttctttttctaaggAATCTATCATCTCCCAGGAA acATATAAGCAGGAAAAGAATATGGCCATTCATCCCAGCAAG GAAGTTATAAGGAATGCAAATGAAGAG gaatATTCTATCGGCTCATCTAGTGAG GAATCTGCTGAAGTTGCCACAGAG gAAGTTAAGATTACTGTGGACGATAAGCACTACCAGAAAGCACTG aACAGAGAACAGCTCTCCACCAGTGAG gaaaattcaaAGAAGACCGTTGACATG gaATCAACAGAAGTAATCACTAAG aAAACTAAACTGACTGAAGAAGATAAGAATCGCCTAAATTTTCTG AAAAAAATCAGCCAGCATTACCAGAAATTCACCTGGCCCCAGTATCTCAAGACTGTTTATCAGTATCAGAAAGCTATGAAGCCATGGACTCAACCTAAGACAAACGTTATTCCCTATGTG aggTACCTTTAA
- the LOC102395699 gene encoding alpha-S2-casein-like precursor (The RefSeq protein has 2 substitutions compared to this genomic sequence): MKFFIFTCLLAVALAKHTMEHVSSSEESIISQETYKQEKNMAIHPSKENLCSTFCKEVIRNANEEEYSIGSSSEESAEVATEEVKITVDDKHYQKALNEINQFYQKFPQYLQYLYQGPIVLNPWDQVKRNAVPITPTLNREQLSTSEENSKKTVDMESTEVFTKKTKLTEEDKNRLNFLKKISQHYQKFAWPQYLKTVYQYQKAMKPWTQPKTNVIPYVRYL; this comes from the exons ACGATGGAACATGTCTCCTCCAGTGAG gAATCTATCATCTCCCAGGAA acATATAAGCAGGAAAAGAATATGGCCATTCATCCCAGCAAG gagaaccTTTGCTCCACATTCTGCAAG GAAGTTATAAGGAATGCAAATGAAGAG gaatATTCTATCGGCTCATCTAGTGAG GAATCTGCTGAAGTTGCCACAGAG gAAGTTAAGATTACTGTGGACGATAAGCACTACCAGAAAGCACTG aaTGAAATCAATCAGTTTTATCAGAAGTTCCCCCAGTATCTCCAGTATCTGTATCAAGGTCCAATTGTTTTGAACCCATGGGATCAGGTTAAGAGAAATGCTGTTCCCATTACTCCCACTCTG aACAGAGAACAGCTCTCCACCAGTGAG gaaaattcaaAGAAGACCGTTGACATG gaATCAACAGAAGTAATCACTAAG aAAACTAAACTGACTGAAGAAGATAAGAATCGCCTAAATTTTCTG AAAAAAATCAGCCAGCATTACCAGAAATTCACCTGGCCCCAGTATCTCAAGACTGTTTATCAGTATCAGAAAGCTATGAAGCCATGGACTCAACCTAAGACAAACGTTATTCCCTATGTG aggTACCTTTAA
- the LOC102395699 gene encoding alpha-S2-casein-like isoform X9 yields MKFFIFTCLLAVALAKHTMEHVSSSETYKQEKNMAIHPSKEVIRNANEEEYSIGSSSEESAEVATEEVKITVDDKHYQKALNEINQFYQKFPQYLQYLYQGPIVLNPWDQVKRNAVPITPTLNREQLSTSEENSKKTVDMESTEVITKKTKLTEEDKNRLNFLKKISQHYQKFTWPQYLKTVYQYQKAMKPWTQPKTNVIPYVRYL; encoded by the exons ACGATGGAACATGTCTCCTCCAGTGAG acATATAAGCAGGAAAAGAATATGGCCATTCATCCCAGCAAG GAAGTTATAAGGAATGCAAATGAAGAG gaatATTCTATCGGCTCATCTAGTGAG GAATCTGCTGAAGTTGCCACAGAG gAAGTTAAGATTACTGTGGACGATAAGCACTACCAGAAAGCACTG aaTGAAATCAATCAGTTTTATCAGAAGTTCCCCCAGTATCTCCAGTATCTGTATCAAGGTCCAATTGTTTTGAACCCATGGGATCAGGTTAAGAGAAATGCTGTTCCCATTACTCCCACTCTG aACAGAGAACAGCTCTCCACCAGTGAG gaaaattcaaAGAAGACCGTTGACATG gaATCAACAGAAGTAATCACTAAG aAAACTAAACTGACTGAAGAAGATAAGAATCGCCTAAATTTTCTG AAAAAAATCAGCCAGCATTACCAGAAATTCACCTGGCCCCAGTATCTCAAGACTGTTTATCAGTATCAGAAAGCTATGAAGCCATGGACTCAACCTAAGACAAACGTTATTCCCTATGTG aggTACCTTTAA
- the LOC102395699 gene encoding alpha-S2-casein-like isoform X11, producing MKFFIFTCLLAVALAKHTMEHVSSSEVNESCCLSFSKESIISQETYKQEKNMAIHPSKENLCSTFCKEVIRNANEEEYSIGSSSEESAEVATEEVKITVDDKHYQKALNREQLSTSEENSKKTVDMESTEVITKKTKLTEEDKNRLNFLKKISQHYQKFTWPQYLKTVYQYQKAMKPWTQPKTNVIPYVRYL from the exons ACGATGGAACATGTCTCCTCCAGTGAG GTAAATGAGTCatgttgtctttctttttctaaggAATCTATCATCTCCCAGGAA acATATAAGCAGGAAAAGAATATGGCCATTCATCCCAGCAAG gagaaccTTTGCTCCACATTCTGCAAG GAAGTTATAAGGAATGCAAATGAAGAG gaatATTCTATCGGCTCATCTAGTGAG GAATCTGCTGAAGTTGCCACAGAG gAAGTTAAGATTACTGTGGACGATAAGCACTACCAGAAAGCACTG aACAGAGAACAGCTCTCCACCAGTGAG gaaaattcaaAGAAGACCGTTGACATG gaATCAACAGAAGTAATCACTAAG aAAACTAAACTGACTGAAGAAGATAAGAATCGCCTAAATTTTCTG AAAAAAATCAGCCAGCATTACCAGAAATTCACCTGGCCCCAGTATCTCAAGACTGTTTATCAGTATCAGAAAGCTATGAAGCCATGGACTCAACCTAAGACAAACGTTATTCCCTATGTG aggTACCTTTAA
- the LOC102395699 gene encoding alpha-S2-casein-like isoform X12: MKFFIFTCLLAVALAKHTMEHVSSSEVNESCCLSFSKESIISQETYKQEKNMAIHPSKENLCSTFCKEVIRNANEEEYSIGSSSEESAEVATEEVKITVDDKHYQKALNREQLSTSEESTEVITKKTKLTEEDKNRLNFLKKISQHYQKFTWPQYLKTVYQYQKAMKPWTQPKTNVIPYVRYL, translated from the exons ACGATGGAACATGTCTCCTCCAGTGAG GTAAATGAGTCatgttgtctttctttttctaaggAATCTATCATCTCCCAGGAA acATATAAGCAGGAAAAGAATATGGCCATTCATCCCAGCAAG gagaaccTTTGCTCCACATTCTGCAAG GAAGTTATAAGGAATGCAAATGAAGAG gaatATTCTATCGGCTCATCTAGTGAG GAATCTGCTGAAGTTGCCACAGAG gAAGTTAAGATTACTGTGGACGATAAGCACTACCAGAAAGCACTG aACAGAGAACAGCTCTCCACCAGTGAG gaATCAACAGAAGTAATCACTAAG aAAACTAAACTGACTGAAGAAGATAAGAATCGCCTAAATTTTCTG AAAAAAATCAGCCAGCATTACCAGAAATTCACCTGGCCCCAGTATCTCAAGACTGTTTATCAGTATCAGAAAGCTATGAAGCCATGGACTCAACCTAAGACAAACGTTATTCCCTATGTG aggTACCTTTAA
- the LOC102395699 gene encoding alpha-S2-casein-like isoform X7 — protein sequence MKFFIFTCLLAVALAKHTMEHVSSSEESIISQETYKQEKNMAIHPSKENLCSTFCKEYSIGSSSEESAEVATEEVKITVDDKHYQKALNEINQFYQKFPQYLQYLYQGPIVLNPWDQVKRNAVPITPTLNREQLSTSEENSKKTVDMESTEVITKKTKLTEEDKNRLNFLKKISQHYQKFTWPQYLKTVYQYQKAMKPWTQPKTNVIPYVRYL from the exons ACGATGGAACATGTCTCCTCCAGTGAG gAATCTATCATCTCCCAGGAA acATATAAGCAGGAAAAGAATATGGCCATTCATCCCAGCAAG gagaaccTTTGCTCCACATTCTGCAAG gaatATTCTATCGGCTCATCTAGTGAG GAATCTGCTGAAGTTGCCACAGAG gAAGTTAAGATTACTGTGGACGATAAGCACTACCAGAAAGCACTG aaTGAAATCAATCAGTTTTATCAGAAGTTCCCCCAGTATCTCCAGTATCTGTATCAAGGTCCAATTGTTTTGAACCCATGGGATCAGGTTAAGAGAAATGCTGTTCCCATTACTCCCACTCTG aACAGAGAACAGCTCTCCACCAGTGAG gaaaattcaaAGAAGACCGTTGACATG gaATCAACAGAAGTAATCACTAAG aAAACTAAACTGACTGAAGAAGATAAGAATCGCCTAAATTTTCTG AAAAAAATCAGCCAGCATTACCAGAAATTCACCTGGCCCCAGTATCTCAAGACTGTTTATCAGTATCAGAAAGCTATGAAGCCATGGACTCAACCTAAGACAAACGTTATTCCCTATGTG aggTACCTTTAA
- the LOC102395699 gene encoding alpha-S2-casein-like isoform X3 has translation MKFFIFTCLLAVALAKHTMEHVSSSEVNESCCLSFSKESIISQETYKQEKNMAIHPSKEVIRNANEEEYSIGSSSEESAEVATEEVKITVDDKHYQKALNEINQFYQKFPQYLQYLYQGPIVLNPWDQVKRNAVPITPTLNREQLSTSEENSKKTVDMESTEVITKKTKLTEEDKNRLNFLKKISQHYQKFTWPQYLKTVYQYQKAMKPWTQPKTNVIPYVRYL, from the exons ACGATGGAACATGTCTCCTCCAGTGAG GTAAATGAGTCatgttgtctttctttttctaaggAATCTATCATCTCCCAGGAA acATATAAGCAGGAAAAGAATATGGCCATTCATCCCAGCAAG GAAGTTATAAGGAATGCAAATGAAGAG gaatATTCTATCGGCTCATCTAGTGAG GAATCTGCTGAAGTTGCCACAGAG gAAGTTAAGATTACTGTGGACGATAAGCACTACCAGAAAGCACTG aaTGAAATCAATCAGTTTTATCAGAAGTTCCCCCAGTATCTCCAGTATCTGTATCAAGGTCCAATTGTTTTGAACCCATGGGATCAGGTTAAGAGAAATGCTGTTCCCATTACTCCCACTCTG aACAGAGAACAGCTCTCCACCAGTGAG gaaaattcaaAGAAGACCGTTGACATG gaATCAACAGAAGTAATCACTAAG aAAACTAAACTGACTGAAGAAGATAAGAATCGCCTAAATTTTCTG AAAAAAATCAGCCAGCATTACCAGAAATTCACCTGGCCCCAGTATCTCAAGACTGTTTATCAGTATCAGAAAGCTATGAAGCCATGGACTCAACCTAAGACAAACGTTATTCCCTATGTG aggTACCTTTAA